Proteins encoded in a region of the Shewanella polaris genome:
- a CDS encoding AraC family transcriptional regulator has product MTTDRKWGTFLTRLFAATVLIAGLFALPAQAEETKQGNGALASELEDIKSQVLKLNRDLFILEEDLLFPASTQIAVFVSVDVGRFLKLDSVELKIDDNNVSGFLYTERQRKALEQGGIQRIYLGNLKMGPHQLTAIFTGNDAEGRTVQRAISHSFDKTDETVMIELKVEDSESSYRADIKVEQWVL; this is encoded by the coding sequence ATGACGACCGACCGTAAATGGGGTACTTTTTTAACACGGCTTTTCGCAGCAACTGTGCTTATTGCAGGTTTATTTGCATTACCAGCCCAAGCTGAAGAGACCAAACAAGGCAATGGCGCATTAGCCAGCGAGCTTGAAGACATTAAAAGCCAAGTACTAAAACTCAATCGCGATTTATTTATTTTAGAAGAAGATTTGTTGTTTCCTGCCAGCACCCAAATTGCAGTGTTTGTATCGGTTGATGTGGGGCGTTTTCTAAAACTCGACAGTGTCGAGTTAAAAATTGACGACAACAATGTCAGTGGTTTTTTATATACCGAACGTCAACGTAAAGCACTAGAGCAAGGTGGAATTCAACGTATTTACTTGGGTAATCTTAAAATGGGTCCTCACCAACTAACGGCTATTTTTACCGGCAACGATGCCGAAGGCCGCACTGTGCAACGAGCCATTAGCCATAGTTTTGATAAAACCGATGAAACGGTAATGATAGAACTCAAAGTCGAAGACAGTGAATCAAGCTATCGTGCTGATATCAAAGTCGAACAGTGGGTATTGTAA
- a CDS encoding tetratricopeptide repeat protein yields the protein MAVNTQSLSVKLAHISNRLTRRFGCAAMFCSCLALLHLADLQAAEHAVKDSMEATAAKTDLEDKFYRQSLYFYFAGDYGAALRQISLNRQHKGIDSDRSQLFEAGLQVSIGLHNQATQTLVQFEQQQANATAKTTANTSTNTNSSKTKSATSPTELLLIALLQLSEQQIEQGDIDAAKLTLGRITILLPDYVEQYHVLNQLAYWPDAPPLTAQVQQQSTSEDDQPPASSSAAYIALNQALLHMKQQQYSAAQPILIELKSQQWQPPKINFWQQVFNPFAEPNIFDDNDELLPEVKDALLQQQAVNDYAKLLLAQLYVANKQYDLAYNELADFPEQSPYAESALFLFAYSAQQQQHYDMSFKLLTLLQQQYPYSNLAWQAALLNAKQVSEQQSLAQGLTLYQQAEQVYLQKIADIKLFAEAFSNINNVTDFASKTLAQQTPSLAPKSDALELILTKRFSTDSPWLKKALNEPQLATDYQTLLNLDLLSDNVQKQQINSQWLKDTLALNTQRQANVIEQQKQLAYTEMINAITEQKQRIVKIIEQAEAEQNGQVFADQSQQQWIDRIDASQATLTKLAPQRNIDDEQQRLDKVKGVLHWQLQQTLPQRLWQHKKSLMQLTKQLEQLEVQASRFSALSSNTRLLSDFELRQQQTQTDINSMNLNITGLRDKTDRDIRGKISIFTQQQQYTLQQLLLTTRHQMANVLEQMSQADTAPISPFSVNETAVNESTESDSTAGESAAQGAY from the coding sequence ATGGCTGTTAATACTCAATCACTTAGCGTTAAGCTAGCTCACATCAGTAACCGACTCACACGACGTTTCGGCTGTGCCGCCATGTTTTGCAGTTGCTTGGCACTCTTGCACTTGGCTGACCTTCAAGCTGCAGAACACGCTGTGAAGGACTCAATGGAGGCAACGGCAGCTAAAACAGACTTAGAAGATAAGTTTTACCGTCAATCATTGTACTTTTATTTTGCCGGTGATTATGGCGCTGCTTTAAGGCAAATTAGCCTCAACCGCCAACACAAAGGCATCGATTCTGATCGTAGCCAATTGTTCGAAGCCGGACTTCAAGTGTCGATTGGCTTACACAATCAAGCCACCCAAACCTTGGTGCAATTTGAACAACAGCAAGCGAATGCTACGGCCAAAACCACAGCGAATACCAGTACTAATACCAATAGCAGCAAAACGAAGTCAGCCACATCGCCAACCGAATTATTATTGATCGCTTTGTTGCAACTCAGCGAACAACAAATTGAGCAAGGCGATATTGATGCGGCCAAACTCACACTAGGCAGAATTACCATATTACTGCCCGATTATGTCGAACAATATCATGTGTTAAATCAATTAGCTTATTGGCCAGATGCGCCGCCGTTAACCGCGCAAGTACAGCAACAATCAACATCAGAAGATGACCAGCCACCAGCAAGTTCATCTGCCGCCTACATCGCCTTAAACCAGGCGTTGCTGCATATGAAGCAGCAACAATACAGTGCAGCACAACCTATATTAATAGAGCTTAAAAGCCAACAATGGCAGCCACCCAAGATTAATTTTTGGCAGCAAGTGTTTAACCCTTTTGCTGAACCCAATATTTTTGACGATAACGACGAGTTATTACCAGAAGTTAAGGACGCCTTGTTGCAACAACAAGCCGTCAATGATTATGCAAAGTTACTGTTGGCTCAGTTGTATGTTGCCAATAAACAATACGATTTAGCCTATAACGAACTGGCTGACTTTCCTGAGCAAAGCCCTTACGCTGAATCCGCTTTGTTTTTATTTGCCTACTCGGCCCAGCAACAACAGCACTATGACATGTCATTTAAATTACTCACGCTATTGCAGCAGCAATACCCCTATTCAAATTTAGCTTGGCAAGCCGCGTTGTTAAATGCGAAACAAGTCAGTGAGCAGCAATCTTTAGCCCAAGGATTAACCTTATATCAGCAAGCTGAACAAGTGTATTTACAAAAGATTGCCGATATTAAACTGTTTGCAGAAGCATTTAGCAATATTAACAATGTCACTGATTTTGCCAGTAAGACGCTTGCTCAACAAACCCCATCATTAGCGCCTAAGTCTGACGCGTTAGAACTTATTCTTACCAAGCGTTTTAGCACTGATTCGCCTTGGTTAAAAAAAGCCTTAAATGAACCGCAATTAGCGACCGATTATCAAACCTTACTAAACCTAGATTTACTTAGCGACAATGTGCAAAAACAACAGATTAACAGTCAATGGTTAAAAGACACTTTAGCGCTCAACACTCAACGCCAAGCAAACGTTATTGAACAGCAAAAACAGCTCGCTTACACAGAGATGATTAATGCGATCACCGAGCAAAAACAACGTATTGTGAAGATTATTGAACAAGCTGAAGCAGAGCAAAATGGGCAAGTGTTTGCCGACCAAAGCCAGCAACAATGGATAGACCGTATTGATGCCAGCCAAGCCACGTTAACTAAATTGGCACCTCAACGTAATATCGACGATGAACAACAAAGACTTGATAAGGTTAAAGGAGTATTGCATTGGCAGCTGCAGCAAACATTGCCACAACGACTTTGGCAACATAAAAAAAGCCTTATGCAATTAACAAAGCAACTTGAACAGCTTGAAGTACAAGCCAGTCGATTTAGTGCATTGTCGAGTAACACACGTTTGTTGTCTGACTTTGAGTTACGTCAACAACAAACCCAAACCGACATTAACAGCATGAACCTTAATATTACCGGACTGCGTGATAAAACCGACCGAGATATTCGTGGGAAAATCAGCATCTTTACCCAGCAACAGCAATATACGTTACAACAGCTGCTGCTCACCACTCGCCATCAGATGGCCAATGTATTAGAGCAAATGTCACAAGCAGACACTGCGCCAATCAGTCCCTTTTCAGTAAACGAAACGGCGGTAAATGAATCGACTGAAAGTGATTCCACCGCAGGTGAGTCAGCTGCACAAGGAGCGTACTAA
- a CDS encoding tetratricopeptide repeat protein yields the protein MSASAYLSRALILISGIALSGCFSSGQADYDQQAKRTSLGDLANKRSNETVASVEMTQNQRSVALASIYQQLLTLEPDPEIRTHVEYRLAQINTESFETQSYADLDDESQTDSQVLAQLTQNDAALQKLITEYRQLLQRYPQRPENEHIQYQLAKALDLQGKLDASLAEVESLLLHYPQTVYLAELNFRRGEIYYNLQNYSAAIQSYKKVLTAQHNQKYRLNSLYMLGWSEFKLNRLANADKAFLQVFEALVASQQSNSDVANLTSGNFTFEKLGSRAQNLAIDTQRVLSISLSQQLQSQSLLTLVNDNQSLPYLGLYQHVLFANLAEFLLDKKLDYDAEQTYQTYIALAPDNIWSARYSLKLLDLYQGQGKFASMHKLKNDYVNQYGLSSTFWVNANKAQQAELLPQLLSFSDEHSRRLYADAQTQQGAQRVSAFAQAASALNTYLQLAKLPQAGNLLTKDILNDEYLFADANFEAKQYQQALTSYYTIAYDATATSAALRKIQQQSAYATTVTVRNILSQHEQSQQNQNKQRNTDDYNTLISQRNQLDKEFINTYPSDERALQLASNAAQYSFDAQHYTDLKYFTDFVLQAHGINTFNDAASSVQTSTPLSDAARKQVQFVSQLYANSLYQQEQYAQAEEGYILALQYTDKSTDSWSEMRNLLASSIYFQAQAVKQTQPELAVSQLLRVAQAVPESKYAVNAELDAANLLLEQQRWQEAVDVLKPFQQRYPNHEFSAIIPAKLAQSYEALSQWDLAAEQLLIIVANEKPGPLKREAQYTAAEYYLKAGDNNNALSTFRTYAKTYPQPFDVAQEVRFKMSEFYRQSGEANKQYYWFRQILSFDRKQLQLDPNAIQTRQIQLASIAAFALAEAEQRSFAAIKLNAPLQKSLKRKQDAMKKAIGYYQQVLDFQLAKYVPHATYNLAEMYRQLAADMMSSQRPSDLDELALEEYEILLEELAYPFEEKAIEIHVSNTQRAWEDIYDQWIEKSFNRLAEMSPALYQKSELTHEVIDAIH from the coding sequence ATGTCAGCATCGGCTTATTTATCACGCGCATTAATCTTAATAAGCGGTATTGCATTATCAGGTTGTTTTAGCAGCGGTCAGGCTGATTACGATCAACAAGCCAAACGCACTAGTTTAGGCGACTTGGCCAACAAACGCAGCAACGAAACCGTGGCGAGTGTTGAAATGACCCAAAATCAACGCAGTGTCGCATTGGCCAGTATTTATCAGCAACTGCTGACACTTGAGCCCGATCCTGAAATCCGGACGCACGTTGAATATCGTTTAGCTCAAATCAATACTGAATCATTTGAAACACAATCTTATGCTGACTTAGATGACGAGTCGCAGACAGATAGCCAAGTATTAGCACAGTTGACTCAAAACGATGCCGCACTGCAAAAATTAATCACCGAATATCGACAATTATTGCAGCGATATCCACAGCGACCTGAAAACGAGCACATACAATATCAATTAGCTAAAGCGCTCGATTTACAAGGCAAGTTAGATGCTAGTCTGGCTGAAGTTGAATCACTATTGTTACACTATCCGCAAACTGTTTATCTCGCCGAGCTTAACTTCAGACGTGGTGAAATCTATTATAATTTGCAAAATTACTCTGCGGCGATTCAGTCGTATAAGAAAGTGTTAACCGCTCAACATAATCAAAAATACCGACTGAACAGTTTATATATGCTCGGTTGGTCTGAATTTAAACTCAATCGACTTGCCAATGCCGACAAAGCATTCTTGCAAGTATTTGAAGCATTAGTGGCCAGCCAACAAAGTAATAGTGATGTTGCAAACTTAACGTCCGGCAACTTTACCTTTGAAAAGCTCGGCAGCCGCGCACAAAATTTGGCGATTGATACCCAAAGAGTATTGAGCATTTCATTAAGCCAACAACTGCAATCACAATCACTATTGACTTTGGTTAATGACAATCAATCGCTGCCTTATCTTGGTCTATATCAACATGTATTATTTGCCAATTTAGCTGAATTCTTGCTCGACAAAAAACTTGATTATGACGCTGAACAAACCTATCAAACTTACATTGCACTGGCTCCCGACAATATTTGGTCAGCACGTTACTCGCTAAAGTTGCTTGATCTCTACCAAGGTCAGGGTAAATTTGCTTCAATGCATAAACTTAAAAATGATTATGTTAATCAATATGGTCTTAGCAGCACATTTTGGGTCAATGCCAACAAGGCGCAGCAAGCTGAGTTATTACCACAACTGCTTAGCTTTAGTGACGAGCATAGCCGTCGTTTGTACGCCGATGCGCAAACTCAACAAGGCGCACAACGGGTTAGCGCATTCGCACAAGCTGCCAGTGCATTAAACACCTATTTACAATTGGCCAAATTACCTCAAGCCGGTAACTTGTTAACCAAAGATATTCTGAATGACGAGTACTTATTTGCCGACGCTAATTTTGAAGCCAAACAATATCAGCAAGCCCTTACCAGTTATTACACCATTGCCTATGACGCTACAGCAACGTCGGCGGCCTTGCGCAAGATACAACAGCAATCGGCTTACGCAACAACTGTCACGGTACGCAATATCCTTTCGCAACATGAACAAAGCCAACAAAATCAAAATAAACAACGTAATACTGATGATTACAATACACTCATTTCACAACGTAATCAGTTAGATAAAGAATTCATCAATACATACCCATCAGATGAGCGAGCCTTACAGTTAGCCAGTAATGCCGCCCAATATTCGTTTGATGCTCAACACTACACAGACCTTAAATATTTTACTGATTTCGTATTACAAGCCCACGGCATTAACACGTTCAATGACGCGGCAAGCTCAGTGCAAACCTCGACGCCATTGTCAGACGCTGCCCGCAAGCAAGTGCAGTTTGTCAGCCAGCTTTATGCCAATAGCTTGTATCAGCAAGAGCAATACGCTCAGGCTGAAGAAGGTTACATTTTAGCGCTGCAATACACAGACAAGAGCACAGACTCATGGTCTGAAATGCGTAATCTGTTAGCTTCAAGCATTTACTTCCAAGCGCAAGCCGTTAAACAAACACAACCAGAGCTAGCCGTCAGTCAATTATTACGAGTCGCTCAGGCAGTGCCCGAATCAAAATATGCGGTTAATGCCGAACTCGACGCAGCAAACTTATTGCTGGAACAACAGCGCTGGCAAGAAGCGGTCGACGTATTAAAACCGTTTCAACAACGTTATCCAAACCATGAGTTTAGCGCGATTATTCCGGCCAAATTAGCGCAGTCCTACGAAGCACTTTCCCAATGGGACTTGGCCGCCGAGCAGCTTTTAATCATTGTCGCCAATGAAAAGCCCGGCCCATTAAAACGTGAAGCTCAATACACCGCGGCGGAGTATTACTTAAAAGCAGGCGATAACAATAACGCACTCAGCACCTTTAGAACGTATGCAAAAACCTACCCACAACCGTTTGATGTGGCACAAGAAGTCCGCTTTAAAATGAGTGAGTTTTATCGCCAAAGTGGTGAAGCCAATAAACAATATTACTGGTTTAGACAAATACTTAGCTTTGATCGCAAACAACTGCAACTCGACCCGAATGCCATTCAAACTCGCCAAATTCAACTCGCCTCCATCGCGGCGTTTGCCTTGGCTGAAGCTGAACAACGCAGTTTTGCGGCAATTAAACTCAACGCACCTTTGCAAAAAAGCTTGAAGCGCAAACAAGATGCGATGAAAAAAGCCATTGGTTATTATCAACAAGTGCTCGATTTTCAATTGGCTAAATACGTACCTCATGCGACATACAATCTCGCTGAAATGTATCGCCAACTTGCGGCCGACATGATGAGCTCACAACGCCCTAGCGACTTAGACGAGTTAGCGCTAGAAGAGTACGAGATCTTACTAGAAGAACTGGCTTACCCATTTGAAGAAAAAGCCATCGAAATCCACGTCAGTAATACTCAACGCGCATGGGAAGATATATACGACCAATGGATAGAAAAAAGCTTCAATCGTTTGGCTGAAATGTCTCCAGCCTTATACCAAAAATCAGAATTAACTCATGAGGTCATCGATGCTATCCATTAA
- a CDS encoding tetratricopeptide repeat protein, with translation MLSIKLLFASSTPQVALLGLLSFMLLPGCSSSPSSTDTNKQITKTPSPDGMDKNIVDLVNLKAKGANNSTSSSASSTDTRNVYLEQASQRLADVPASVLSQYQQAISHMKNQQWQAANSLFDKVIAAQPQLSGAYVNKAIIAMDQLQLDQADALLAQAIAVNNNNPYAHQIKANIARRQGHYAQAEQGYLTALTLWPQYPQAQLNLAILLELYRGKLLQARQYYIAYLVSQPNDEQAKRWLAGVEIKIQRAGLTLPDNANGAG, from the coding sequence ATGCTATCCATTAAGCTATTATTTGCCTCATCGACACCGCAAGTGGCACTCCTGGGGCTATTGAGCTTCATGCTGTTACCAGGTTGTAGTTCATCGCCAAGCAGTACTGATACGAACAAGCAAATCACTAAGACTCCAAGCCCAGATGGAATGGACAAAAACATTGTCGACTTAGTTAACCTCAAGGCTAAAGGCGCCAATAACAGCACCAGTAGCAGTGCAAGTTCAACCGATACCCGTAATGTGTATCTTGAACAAGCCTCACAACGTTTAGCCGATGTGCCCGCATCGGTATTGAGTCAATATCAGCAAGCCATTAGCCACATGAAAAACCAGCAATGGCAAGCAGCGAATAGTTTGTTTGATAAAGTGATTGCAGCCCAGCCTCAGTTGTCGGGCGCGTATGTCAATAAAGCCATCATCGCGATGGATCAGCTGCAATTAGATCAAGCTGATGCACTGCTTGCACAAGCGATAGCGGTTAATAATAACAATCCATATGCGCATCAAATAAAAGCCAATATCGCAAGGCGACAAGGCCATTATGCTCAGGCCGAGCAAGGTTACTTAACAGCGTTGACACTGTGGCCACAATACCCACAAGCTCAATTAAATTTGGCGATATTATTAGAGTTATATCGTGGCAAGCTGCTGCAAGCACGCCAATACTACATTGCTTATTTGGTTAGCCAACCAAATGATGAACAAGCCAAGCGTTGGCTCGCTGGAGTGGAAATTAAAATTCAACGCGCGGGGTTAACATTACCCGACAATGCTAATGGAGCAGGCTAA
- a CDS encoding MotA/TolQ/ExbB proton channel family protein: MSYTDHIIAFLQNGGPFIYPIALVLVVGLAITIERWLYLSSAHRSNQKAFALIKNALKTGDIDTISQQAQNNKAPVFDVLQSGIARISSASRREDVEYAMEETVMEYMLRLEKRTPFIATLANIATLLGLLGTIMGLIAAFSAVASADPAEKANLLSSSISVAMNTTAFGLITAIPLILFHSSLQTKTATIVDSIEMAGIKLLNSLSFNK, from the coding sequence ATGAGCTATACCGACCATATCATTGCGTTTTTACAAAATGGCGGCCCATTTATCTACCCTATTGCTTTGGTATTAGTGGTCGGTTTGGCCATTACAATCGAACGCTGGTTATATTTAAGCTCAGCACATCGTAGTAATCAGAAGGCTTTTGCACTGATTAAAAATGCCCTAAAAACGGGTGATATCGATACCATCAGCCAACAAGCGCAAAACAACAAAGCGCCAGTTTTTGATGTATTACAGTCAGGTATTGCCCGTATTTCAAGCGCAAGTCGACGTGAAGATGTTGAATATGCCATGGAAGAAACCGTGATGGAATATATGCTACGTCTTGAAAAACGCACCCCCTTTATTGCCACTCTCGCCAACATCGCTACATTATTAGGTTTGCTAGGTACTATTATGGGGCTTATTGCGGCGTTCTCGGCCGTTGCAAGCGCTGATCCTGCTGAAAAAGCTAACTTATTGTCTTCAAGTATTTCGGTCGCAATGAACACCACCGCATTTGGTTTGATCACTGCCATTCCGCTGATTTTATTTCACTCAAGCCTACAAACTAAAACGGCAACCATCGTTGACTCGATTGAAATGGCAGGCATCAAACTGCTTAATTCATTGTCATTTAACAAGTAA
- a CDS encoding biopolymer transporter ExbD — translation MRRRRRPNTQDAELDITSFMNLMIVLVPVLLLSLVFSQVRILNLQLPVLSEAEQAQDDQEPKILELVITPARLELNYPAGMSLKRFELTDNGYDFAALSVYLQDLKLTFQQQDIEKNDIVLLLDPVIDYQTIVSAMDTVRSFKAVVAANLVDAELFPMISLGDAPAVNDADIAPPTQATIGKPIGAKQ, via the coding sequence ATGAGACGCCGTCGTCGCCCTAATACCCAAGATGCAGAACTGGATATCACCTCATTCATGAATTTGATGATCGTGTTAGTGCCAGTACTTCTGCTGAGTTTGGTGTTCTCACAAGTGCGTATTTTAAATCTGCAATTGCCAGTATTGTCTGAAGCTGAGCAAGCACAAGATGATCAAGAACCCAAAATACTCGAATTAGTGATTACCCCTGCTCGCTTAGAATTAAACTACCCTGCAGGTATGTCACTTAAACGTTTTGAACTGACTGATAACGGTTATGATTTCGCCGCATTGTCTGTTTATCTGCAAGACTTAAAGCTGACATTTCAACAGCAAGATATTGAAAAAAATGACATTGTATTGTTACTCGATCCTGTTATTGACTACCAAACGATAGTGTCAGCCATGGACACAGTTCGCTCATTTAAAGCGGTAGTGGCAGCCAATTTGGTTGATGCAGAACTGTTTCCGATGATCTCATTAGGTGATGCACCTGCCGTTAATGACGCAGATATCGCCCCACCGACGCAAGCCACTATTGGAAAACCAATAGGAGCCAAACAATGA
- a CDS encoding ExbD/TolR family protein: MMKQSARSRRLGKHHKRLKNGSKLNLVALMDIFTILVFFLIVNQSEVRVLQNIDKMTLPVSVAEALPVENLVITVLADTVLVQERAIWQKGPDGVGLTEQENPEFISTLTTELTYQASKRIELSETEQQNGRAVTIIGDASTPYVVLKQIMAACAQTGYRDISLAVEHLAQKANGEG, encoded by the coding sequence ATGATGAAGCAATCGGCAAGAAGTCGCAGATTAGGCAAACATCACAAGCGCTTAAAAAACGGCAGTAAGCTCAACTTAGTGGCGTTGATGGACATATTTACCATTTTGGTATTTTTCTTAATTGTGAATCAATCTGAAGTGCGAGTACTGCAAAACATCGACAAGATGACTTTACCTGTGTCGGTGGCAGAAGCCCTACCAGTCGAAAATCTGGTGATTACCGTACTAGCAGACACAGTATTAGTGCAAGAGCGCGCAATATGGCAAAAAGGCCCAGATGGAGTTGGCTTAACCGAACAAGAAAACCCTGAGTTTATTAGTACTTTAACCACAGAGTTAACCTATCAAGCCAGTAAACGTATTGAACTAAGCGAAACCGAGCAACAAAATGGCCGTGCAGTAACCATTATTGGCGATGCATCCACACCTTATGTGGTGCTAAAGCAAATTATGGCCGCATGTGCTCAAACGGGTTATCGTGATATTTCGTTAGCCGTTGAGCATCTAGCCCAAAAAGCTAATGGTGAGGGCTAA
- a CDS encoding AgmX/PglI C-terminal domain-containing protein has product MTAATLQSGGLSGQTNNSFNDLGDLFKPSKQDKLYKQILWLLLLVYLVLAVVVPMLEQVEVPREVKEQVPPQLAKIILQKKQLPPPVKPEVKPPEPEPLPEPEPAPPEEKAPEKPVEQAVKPQVVQPVTRDAAKEKASTSGLAAMKDELFSMREAFDIKPTAQRKLDQTTSQEVKVKRDLLAGAANKQTDSLAKSTISKTVAAGSLTGNETQQIRLAKEEVLASQGAVSEKASQTSQNGQRSEAALRRTLEANKSRLYSLYNRALRKDPFLKGKVMFEIVIQPNGNVSKVTINSSELNNAKLERQLTLVLRSISFPAEKVAVMTTIWAIDFFPS; this is encoded by the coding sequence ATGACAGCTGCAACCCTACAATCAGGTGGACTAAGCGGACAAACTAATAATAGCTTTAATGACTTAGGTGACTTATTTAAACCCAGTAAACAAGACAAACTGTACAAACAAATTTTGTGGTTGTTGCTGTTGGTTTATCTAGTATTGGCGGTGGTCGTTCCTATGCTTGAACAAGTTGAAGTTCCGCGCGAAGTGAAAGAGCAAGTGCCACCGCAATTAGCCAAAATCATCTTGCAAAAAAAGCAGTTACCTCCACCAGTCAAACCTGAGGTGAAACCGCCTGAACCTGAACCATTGCCTGAACCTGAGCCTGCTCCACCAGAAGAAAAGGCACCCGAAAAACCTGTTGAACAAGCTGTAAAACCTCAAGTTGTTCAACCAGTAACACGTGACGCTGCAAAAGAGAAAGCCAGCACATCAGGCTTAGCGGCGATGAAAGATGAGCTTTTTTCAATGCGCGAAGCATTTGATATTAAACCTACAGCGCAACGCAAACTTGACCAAACCACGTCTCAAGAAGTCAAAGTAAAACGTGATTTATTAGCTGGTGCGGCCAATAAACAAACTGACAGCTTGGCAAAATCAACTATCAGTAAAACTGTTGCTGCGGGGTCGTTAACAGGCAACGAAACCCAACAAATTCGCTTAGCAAAAGAGGAAGTATTGGCAAGCCAAGGGGCCGTATCTGAAAAAGCCAGTCAAACGAGCCAAAATGGACAACGTTCAGAAGCGGCACTTAGGCGTACATTGGAGGCCAATAAGTCTCGGCTTTATTCGTTATACAATCGTGCACTGAGAAAAGATCCTTTCTTAAAAGGCAAAGTGATGTTTGAAATTGTCATCCAACCTAATGGCAATGTCAGTAAAGTGACGATTAACTCAAGCGAGCTAAATAACGCCAAATTAGAACGCCAATTAACCTTGGTATTACGCTCTATCAGTTTCCCTGCAGAAAAAGTCGCGGTAATGACCACTATCTGGGCTATCGACTTCTTCCCGAGTTGA
- a CDS encoding YHYH protein has product MQIKLIIGLMVSCSLLLTGCGGSDDSVADTVTETVIDTVETEIEDIIDNIVVVDPSLFALNSLESIEVVDCTLSNGAASTCYSVTVNGFPADRNDLGPFCPESTDTTAEDAGKWFDGGVLYDLTGSFVSNLSVFYGDSKWQLYDKDTGLVNITDTQIACEAAARPDVAAEYNNFCVQCEISYYSEVAGEGVSSTYLIPVIPVFRDTPADIGNTDVGVAFDGVNLAAAAPTEAILSAYTIAAFDDCVGHVNPAAGYHYHGANHGDGTCPAIDYESDGHGGAFAYAMDGFAIHSMLNQSGEEETDLDECRGHSDDTRGYHYHAAGAGENTFIGCFAGEIAI; this is encoded by the coding sequence ATGCAAATAAAGTTAATTATTGGCTTAATGGTCTCTTGTTCATTGCTTTTAACTGGTTGTGGTGGCAGTGATGACAGTGTAGCTGATACTGTTACTGAAACCGTTATTGATACCGTTGAAACTGAAATTGAAGATATTATAGATAATATTGTTGTTGTCGACCCATCGCTGTTTGCTTTAAATTCTCTTGAATCAATTGAAGTGGTTGACTGTACTTTGTCTAATGGTGCTGCCAGTACTTGTTACTCTGTTACCGTAAATGGATTTCCAGCAGATCGAAATGATCTAGGTCCTTTTTGTCCTGAGAGTACGGACACAACCGCTGAAGATGCAGGTAAATGGTTTGATGGTGGTGTGCTATATGATCTGACTGGCTCGTTTGTGTCAAACCTGAGTGTATTTTACGGTGACAGCAAATGGCAGTTATACGACAAGGATACGGGGTTAGTTAATATCACTGACACCCAAATTGCTTGTGAAGCTGCAGCAAGACCCGATGTGGCTGCTGAATACAATAATTTTTGTGTGCAATGTGAAATAAGCTATTACAGCGAGGTTGCCGGTGAGGGCGTTTCCAGTACTTACTTAATTCCTGTTATTCCAGTGTTTCGAGATACACCTGCAGATATTGGAAATACTGATGTTGGAGTCGCATTTGATGGTGTGAATCTTGCCGCAGCTGCGCCAACGGAAGCTATTTTAAGCGCATATACTATAGCTGCATTTGACGACTGCGTTGGCCATGTTAATCCAGCGGCTGGTTATCATTATCATGGTGCTAATCATGGGGATGGTACCTGTCCTGCTATTGATTATGAAAGTGATGGTCATGGTGGTGCTTTTGCTTATGCAATGGACGGTTTTGCGATCCACAGTATGCTTAATCAAAGCGGTGAAGAAGAAACTGATTTAGATGAATGTCGTGGTCATAGTGACGACACCCGTGGTTATCATTATCATGCAGCAGGTGCAGGCGAAAATACCTTTATAGGCTGCTTTGCTGGTGAGATTGCAATATGA